Below is a window of Streptomyces sp. ITFR-16 DNA.
CAGCCGCAGCTCGTCGGCCGGGAACTTGCGCTCGGCCAGGATCCTGCGCATGACTGTGCCGACCTGACCGGTGGCGCCGACGATTCCGACCTTCACAGGGACTCCTTCAAACGTACGAACGGTCACGGTTGCCGCTCCATGATGCGTATGTCCACGGCTTCCTTGTCCAATCCATTGTCCGGGGAGCGGACAGGACGCGGACAGCGCGGTGGGGCGGGCGCCCGTCGGACGCCCGCCCCACTGTCGTACGGATCACATGCTCAGGGTGACCTGGTTACGGCGTGACCTTCTCGATCACGACGCTGCCGGTGCCCGCGGCGGTGCCCCGCGCGTTCACCAGCTGGACCTCGCCGAAGAACTGCCGGCCCTCGGGGGCCGCTCCGGCCACCTCGACCTCGGCACCGACCTGGGCGGACGCGCCGGGGGCCAGGTTCACGGCCTTCGACTCGTCGACGGAGATCGTGCCGAGCGACGGCGCGTAGTACACGTCGCGGTAGTCGTACTCGGTGGTCCCGGCCGGGACGTCGTAGCCGTCGATGACGACCGTGTACGTGCCGGCGGCCGGCTTCGCCAGGCTGACGGTCTCCTCGGAGCCGGCCGTGGTGGAGGCGCCCACCTGAGCCGTCCCCTTGTAGACGTACAGGTCCAGGTCGGCGTTGGCGTCCGAGGTGGAGCCGATGGCGAAGTCGAGCTTCTCGACCCCCTCACCGATGGTGACCTCCTTGACGTACTCGCCGCCCGTGGAGATCGACGGACGCTCGACGTCGGCCGAGCCGAGCGAGCCGCCCTTGAGCGAGCCCGCCAGGTCACCGGCGTTGTTGGTGACCGTCCAGTTCACGGACGCCGGGGTGCCGATCTTCGCCTCGGCGATGGTCTGCACCGCCGGGTCGAAGGTGGCGCCGAGCAGCGAGACATCCAGCTTGTACGGGTTGTCCAGCAGCGGCGACGTGCGCCGGGCCTCGACCTCGATCTCCCAGACACCGGCCTGCGGGTCGGCGTACGAGCGCACGTCGGGGCGGCAGGTGTTGGCCGGGTTCTCGTAGTTCGGGTAGCAGAACGGCGTCCCGCTGTCCTCCACCGCGACCCCGTACGGGTGGATGGAGATGAAGCGGGTCTGGCTGCCCGAGCGCAGGGCGCTCATGGCGACCTCGAGGGTCTTGGCGCCCTCCGGCACGGTCACGAAGTACGACGTGGTGCCGTTGCGCTGCACCGAGCCGGACGCCTTGAACGCGTAGCCCGGCTTCGTCAGCTCCTTGGAGACGACGACGGTGGCCAGGATCTGCTGGTCGATGCCGGAGGTCTTCGCGTCGTCGACCTGCAGGATCGCGCTGTGCACGCCCGCGCTGCCCGGCTTCGCCTGGACCTTGACCGTCACCGGCTTGCCGAGCGGCAGCGAGACGTTCTTGTCGCCGGTCAGCTTGAAGGTGCCGTCGTTGTACTTCCAGGACAGCTTGTGCTTGACGTTCTTGTCCGGGCCCGTGGTGCGGGTGACCGTGACGTCGTACGTCTTCTTCTGGCCGGCCTTGAGGCCGCCCTCGCGGTCGTAGAGACCGGTGCCGAAGCCCGGGGTCTTCAGCGCGAAGTCGATCGCGGTGTCGACCGGGGCCTTGACGGTGTACTCGTGCGCCGGGGCGCCCTGCTTCCTGATCTGCTTCCAGGCGTCGATGATGTTGATCAGACCGGCACCCTGGGCGTGCGCGGGCACTCCCTTGATCTGGGTGGCGGTGCTGGTCAGCGCGGTGCGCAGATCGGCCGGGGGCAGCTCGATGTGCTTCTGCTTCGCGGCGGAGAGCAGCAGCGCGGTCGCGCCGGCGGCCTGCGGGGAGGCCATCGACGTGCCCTGGAGCATGGAGTAGCCGGCCGGGAGGGAGTAACCCGCCTCGGCGACCGGGGAGCCGGGCAGCCAGGTCTGCGTCGAGTTGATCGACGCGCCGGGCGCCGTCAGCGTCGGCGTGAAGCCGCCGTCCTCACGCGGACCGCGCGAGGAGAAGGGCAGCATGTCGTACTTCTTGGTGACGTTGGAGCCGTAGTTGGCAGCCCAGGTCTCCTTGGAGATGGAGGCGCCGACCGAGATGACGTGGTCGGCGAGGCCGGGGTCACCGATGGTGTTGACGCCGGGGCCGTCGTTGCCGGCCGAGATGACCAGCTGGACGCCGTAGATGTCGACGAGCCGCTTGTACAGCTCGGCGCGGGCGTTGTTGCCGTCGTTGAGCGGCGGCAGGCCGCCGATCGACATGTTGACGACATCGACGCCGCGGTTCACGACGAGGTCGATCATGCCCTCGGTGAGCGCGATGTTGGTGCAGCCGCCGGACCAGGTGCAGGCGCGCGAGGAGACGATCTTCGCGCCGGGCGCGGCACCGTTCATCTTGCCGCCGAACAGGCCGTTCGCGGCGGTGATGCCCGCGACGTGCGTGCCGTGCTCGGACTCGATGACCCCGATGGAGACGTAGTCGGAGGTGTCGCCCGCGGCGTTGTAGACGACGCCCTTGCGGTTCTCCACGACGAACGGGATGCGCTCGACGACGTCGGTGCGCGGGTCGTCCTTGCCGAAGTAGGAGACCTGGTGCTTCTCCTTGTAGGGCTTGAGCGCGGTGTCGTCGGTGAAGTCACCGTTGTTGTTCAGGTCCACCCGGGTGGCGCCGGTGACCGGGTCGTAGAGCACGGCCCACACATCGGTGGTGTCGCCGTCGCGGTTCAGGTCGCCCGCCATGTCGCCGCCCTTGGTGGCGGCCTCGGCGAACAGGCTGATCCGGTACGCGCCCTTGGGGGCGGAGTAGGTGCGGCCCTTGTAGGTGAAGGTCGGGCCGGACACCGCGTCGGTCATCCGCAGCCAGGTGCCGTCGCCGTCGCTGACCGGGTCGGTGGCCGTCACCCAGTCGGTGATCTTGCGCTCACCGGTGGTGGTCTTCTGCAGCGCGGGGTGACCGAGGTCCACACCCGCGTCCAGCACACCGATGGTGATCCCGCGGCCGTCGGCCTTCGGGTTCTGCTTGACGAAGTCGACCGCGCCCGTCTCGAAGGACGGGTTGT
It encodes the following:
- a CDS encoding S8 family serine peptidase; this translates as MLMTSESPSSISGARRTARVAAAAGLVAALAATGVAPVFAADDPAAAPVKAASGAGTADKLGTADADVLTKAKAKGEKNITMMVATAPGATEQVTKQLDAVKGSVLGRAYDKLGYVRATVPTASAEATIKAASKLSSVHGIDLKQEIVLDDPTPAADRATGSKAKVKSTGSYAAPGKKTPAKNPYNPSFETGAVDFVKQNPKADGRGITIGVLDAGVDLGHPALQKTTTGERKITDWVTATDPVSDGDGTWLRMTDAVSGPTFTYKGRTYSAPKGAYRISLFAEAATKGGDMAGDLNRDGDTTDVWAVLYDPVTGATRVDLNNNGDFTDDTALKPYKEKHQVSYFGKDDPRTDVVERIPFVVENRKGVVYNAAGDTSDYVSIGVIESEHGTHVAGITAANGLFGGKMNGAAPGAKIVSSRACTWSGGCTNIALTEGMIDLVVNRGVDVVNMSIGGLPPLNDGNNARAELYKRLVDIYGVQLVISAGNDGPGVNTIGDPGLADHVISVGASISKETWAANYGSNVTKKYDMLPFSSRGPREDGGFTPTLTAPGASINSTQTWLPGSPVAEAGYSLPAGYSMLQGTSMASPQAAGATALLLSAAKQKHIELPPADLRTALTSTATQIKGVPAHAQGAGLINIIDAWKQIRKQGAPAHEYTVKAPVDTAIDFALKTPGFGTGLYDREGGLKAGQKKTYDVTVTRTTGPDKNVKHKLSWKYNDGTFKLTGDKNVSLPLGKPVTVKVQAKPGSAGVHSAILQVDDAKTSGIDQQILATVVVSKELTKPGYAFKASGSVQRNGTTSYFVTVPEGAKTLEVAMSALRSGSQTRFISIHPYGVAVEDSGTPFCYPNYENPANTCRPDVRSYADPQAGVWEIEVEARRTSPLLDNPYKLDVSLLGATFDPAVQTIAEAKIGTPASVNWTVTNNAGDLAGSLKGGSLGSADVERPSISTGGEYVKEVTIGEGVEKLDFAIGSTSDANADLDLYVYKGTAQVGASTTAGSEETVSLAKPAAGTYTVVIDGYDVPAGTTEYDYRDVYYAPSLGTISVDESKAVNLAPGASAQVGAEVEVAGAAPEGRQFFGEVQLVNARGTAAGTGSVVIEKVTP